The following proteins come from a genomic window of Acomys russatus chromosome 17, mAcoRus1.1, whole genome shotgun sequence:
- the Gtse1 gene encoding G2 and S phase-expressed protein 1, translating to MERGDGREVPLASLSGEVKMDAGTEKGEPVLLLEDEKFDFDLSLSSSSANEDDEVFFGPVGHKERCIAASLDFNSQVPEQPLAPATGSTCTWSPLTGEKFVEVYKEAHLLALQIESHSRREVAQAAKPKSPVSQGTERFVQDSQLKISLFEKEQKREKSPVSLKRETFCLPSSGVQPLLEQPHLLASAVLPSSPVPPGPVQSNLGPPCSSQPLPGESGSSQPPNQAGPRRRITSKLQPPRALPGRGRHLQLATEKLKKEVPAGLQRVKLLNEKGSQSEVLPDKPSRAPDAAGRGGHPGKRSLPVPSKLGLKKTLLKPPGQTGSLTRRSSMSGSASSLVPGVCVNPAAGKAKPKELSSIPASSSQPPRTSTSKLGRIGSASLHQALSAAPARASCRQARRADAPRAVAEPPKASTLTPLTQQPQTPEQRGPKLDPDTMTSQLNQTGSIKRQDSSLNCKTEAVSTTTNPFKVPQFSVGESPNGVTSKVSRTHQLQPGTPASRVISSTPVRRSSGPNSQGLPSSMRTPMSTRRMSALPTPASRRLSGLLLMAPQSMPRALVSPLCVPARRLSSEPRRRSTVRAELTQESSNNASGGQGQGLSSDESSSPPSSVPQALDFSPEKSDFPLCQGSSTGAAQGEAEPREDTSPSEVHGGGCCYMLSEGLLDIKLDLLAITPEAGGRDLADRPLIDFSNTPESNLALGPSSWPLIDLVVNTPHMDRNGVGKPPKAELGQLIDLGSPLIQLSPEADKENVDSPLLKF from the exons ATGGAAAGAGGAGACGGCCGCGAGGTGCCTTTGGCGAGCCTGTCGGGAGAGGTAAAAATGGATGCTGGTACTGAGAAAGGAGAAC CCGTTCTCCTTTTGGAAGATGAGAAGTTCGACTTCGatctttccttgtcttcttcaag TGCAAATGAAGATGATGAAGTCTTTTTTGGGCCTGTGGGACATAAAGAAAGATGTATCGCTGCCAGCTTGGACTTCAACAGTCAGGTTCCTGAGCAGCCTCTGGCACCAGCCACTGGCAGTACCTGTACCTGGAGCCCCCTCACCGGGGAGAAGTTTGTGGAGGTGTACAAAGAAGCCCACTTACTGGCCTTACAGATAGAAAGCCACAGCCGGAGAGAGGTGGCCCAGGCTGCCAAGCCCAAAAGTCCTGTGAGCCAGGGCACGGAAAGGTTTGTGCAGGACTCACAGTTAAAAATAAGCCTCtttgaaaaagaacagaagagggaaaaaagccCCGTGTCACTTAAGAGAGAGACATTCTGCCTGCCGTCCTCAGGGGTGCAACCTCTCTTGGAGCAGCCCCATCTCCTGGCTTCTGCAGTCCTGCCCAGCTCCCCTGTCCCACCCGGCCCTGTTCAGAGCAACCTCGGTCCACCCTGCTCCTCTCAGCCGTTGCCAGGAGAGTCGGGTTCCTCCCAACCTCCAAATCAGGCTGGGCCTCGGAGGAGGATCACCAGCAAGCTACAGCCACCCCGAGCTTTGCCTGGGAGAGGAAGACATCTTCAGCTGGCTACAGAGAAG CTCAAAAAAGAGGTGCCAGCTGGCCTTCAGAGGGTGAAACTCCTGAATGAAAAGGGATCCCAAAGTGAAGTGCTCCCAGACAAACCCAGCAGGGCTCCTGATGCTGCCGGTAGAGGAGGCCACCCAGGCAAGCGGTCACTCCCTGTTCCTAGCAAG TTGGGGCTGAAGAAGACCCTACTGAAGCCACCCGGCCAGACTGGCAGCCTCACAAGGAGGTCCTCTATGTCAGGGTCTGCTTCAAGCCTcgtgcctggtgtgtgtgtgaatccagCAGCAGGCAAAG CAAAGCCCAAGGAACTTTCAAGTATTCCTGCTAGTAGCTCCCAGCCTCCTCGGACAAGCACCAGCAAGTTGGGGAGAATAGGATCCGCCTCACTGCACCAGGCTTTGTCAGCAGCCCCTGCCAGAGCATCTTGCAGACAAGCCAGGAGGGCTGATGCTCCCCGGGCAGTGGCAGAGCCCCCCAAGGCCTCTACCCTGACTCCTCTCACCCAACAACCCCAAACTCCAGAGCAGAGAGGACCGAAGCTGGACCCTGACACCATGACATCTCAGTTGAATCAAACTGGCAGTATAAAACGGCAGGACTCCTCTCTAAACTGCAAGACAGAGGCTGTGTCTACCACCACAAACCCATTTAAAGTCCCCCAGTTTTCTGTTG GTGAGTCACCTAATGGTGTGACCTCAAAGGTCTCGAGGACACATCAGCTGCAGCCTGGGACACCAGCTAGCAG GGTCATCAGCAGCACACCTGTGAGACGCTCATCAGGGCCCAATTCACAAGGCCTGCCCAGCAGTATGAGGACCCCTATGAGCACCAGACGGATGTCAGCATTGCCCACACCTGCCAGTCGGCGCCTCTCTGGCCTTCTGTTAATGGCACCTCAGTCCATGCCCAGGGCTCTAGTGTCCCCACTATGTGTGCCTGCACGGAGACTTTCTTCTGAACCCAGGAGAAGATCTACAGTCAG aGCGGAGCTGACACAGGAGAGCAGCAACAATGCCAGTGgtgggcagggccagggcctgtCCTCGGATGAGAGCTCGTCCCCTCCATCCTCTGTGCCTCAAGCACTCGACTTTTCTCCAGAGAAGAGTGACTTTCCTCTTTGCCAAGGCTCCTCCACAGGGGCAGCTCAGGGTGAAGCAGAGCCTCGTGAAGACACAAGCCCCAGTGAGGTACATGGAGGTGGTTGCTGTTACATGCTATCTGAG GGTCTTCTAGACATCAAGCTAGACCTGCTTGCCATCACCcctgaagcaggaggcagagacctggCTGACCGCCCTCTCATTGACTTCAGCAACACCCCAGAGTCAAACCTGGCTTTGGGACCCAGCAGCTGGCCCCTGATTGACCTTGTAGTAAACACGCCACACATGGATAGAAACGGTGTGGGGAAACCTCCGAAGGCTGAGCTTGGGCAG CTGATCGACCTGGGCTCCCCCCTGATCCAACTGAGCCCTGAGgctgacaaagaaaatgtggacTCGCCGCTTCTCAAGTTCTGA
- the Trmu gene encoding mitochondrial tRNA-specific 2-thiouridylase 1 isoform X1 codes for MDLASARSRGCRQMSALRHVVCSLSGGVDSAVAALLLRRRGYQVTGVFMKNWDSLNEQGVCAADKDCEDAYKVCQILDIPFHQVSYVKEYWNDVFSDFLNEYEKGRTPNPDIICNKHIKFSCFYHYAVDNLGADAVATGHYARTSLEDEEVFEQKHTKRPEGLFRNRFEVRNPVKLLQAADSFKDQTFFLSQVSQDALRRTIFPLGELTKDFVKKIAAENRLHHVLQKKESMGICFIGKRNFEHFILQYLQPRPGKFISIEDNTVLGTHKGWFLYTLGQRANIGGLREPWYVVEKDGTKGDVLVVSEAPRVDHPALYRDLLRTNRVHWIAEEPPAALVRDKMMECHFRFRHQMALVPCVLTLNQDGTVWVTAVKAVRGLALGQFAVFYKGEECLGSGKILRLGPSAYTLQKGKNKTRVTSEVSSDSPGLHPTS; via the exons ATGGACTTGGCCAGTGCTAGGAGTCGCGGGTGTAGGCAGATGTCGGCGTTGCGGCACGTCGTGTGCTCCCTGTCTGGTGGTGTCGACAGCGCCGTGGCTGCGCTTCTGTTGCGGCGGAGGG GTTACCAGGTAACAGGGGTGTTTATGAAGAACTGGGACTCGCTGAATGAGCAAGGTGTCTGTGCTGCTGACAAGGACTGCGAAGATGCTTATAAAGTTTGTCAGATCTTAGACATCCCTTTCCATCAGGTGTCCTATGTGAAGGAGTATTGGAACGATGTGTTCAG tgACTTTTTGAATGAGTATGAGAAAGGAAGGACTCCCAACCCCGACATCATCTGCAATAAACACATCAAGTTCAGCTGCTTTTATCATTATGCTGTGGACAATCTTG GAGCAGATGCCGTTGCCACTGGCCACTATGCCAGGACCTCACTGGAGGATGAGGAAGTCTTTGAGCAGAAACACACTAAGAGACCAGAGGGGTTGTTCAGAAATCGATTTGAAGTCAGAAATC CCGTAAAGCTTCTCCAAGCAGCTGACAGCTTTAAAGACCAGACCTTCTTTCTCAGCCAGGTTTCCCAAGATGCCCTGAGAAGAACCATCTTCCCCCTCGGGGAATTAACAAAagattttgtaaagaaaatagcTGCGGAGAATAGACTTCATCATGTGCTTCAGAAGAAAGAG AGCATGGGCATCTGCTTCATTGGTAAAAGAAACTTCGAGCATTTCATTCTTCAA TATTTGCAGCCTCGGCCTGGAAAGTTTATTTCTATTGAGGATAACACAGTTCTGGGAACACATAAAG GTTGGTTCCTGTATACTTTGGGCCAGAGAGCTAACATCGGCGGCTTGAGAGAGCCCTGGTACGTGGTGGAGAAGGATGGCACCAAGGGTGACGTGCTTGTGGTGAGTGAG GCTCCCCGGGTAGACCACCCAGCTCTGTACAGGGACTTGCTCAGGACCAACCGTGTACACTGGATTGCTGAGGAACCACCTGCTGCCTTGGTCAGAGACAAGATGATGGAGTGCCATTTCCGATTCCGCCACCAGATGGCACTAG TCCCCTGTGTGCTGACGCTCAATCAGGATGGCACTGTGTGGGTGACGGCTGTGAAGGCTGTGAGGGGCCTTGCCCTAGGTCAG TTCGCAGTGTTCTACAAGGGTGAGGAGTGCCTGGGCAGTGGGAAAATCCTGCGCTTAGGGCCGTCTGCCTACACACTCCAGAAGGGCAAGAACAAAACCAGAGTGACTTCTGAGGTCTCCAGTGACAGCCCAGGCCTGCACCCCACATCCTGA
- the Trmu gene encoding mitochondrial tRNA-specific 2-thiouridylase 1 isoform X2, with amino-acid sequence MDLASARSRGCRQMSALRHVVCSLSGGVDSAVAALLLRRRGYQVTGVFMKNWDSLNEQGVCAADKDCEDAYKVCQILDIPFHQVSYVKEYWNDVFSDFLNEYEKGRTPNPDIICNKHIKFSCFYHYAVDNLGADAVATGHYARTSLEDEEVFEQKHTKRPEGLFRNRFEVRNPVKLLQAADSFKDQTFFLSQVSQDALRRTIFPLGELTKDFVKKIAAENRLHHVLQKKESMGICFIGKRNFEHFILQYLQPRPGKFISIEDNTVLGTHKGWFLYTLGQRANIGGLREPWYVVEKDGTKGDVLVAPRVDHPALYRDLLRTNRVHWIAEEPPAALVRDKMMECHFRFRHQMALVPCVLTLNQDGTVWVTAVKAVRGLALGQFAVFYKGEECLGSGKILRLGPSAYTLQKGKNKTRVTSEVSSDSPGLHPTS; translated from the exons ATGGACTTGGCCAGTGCTAGGAGTCGCGGGTGTAGGCAGATGTCGGCGTTGCGGCACGTCGTGTGCTCCCTGTCTGGTGGTGTCGACAGCGCCGTGGCTGCGCTTCTGTTGCGGCGGAGGG GTTACCAGGTAACAGGGGTGTTTATGAAGAACTGGGACTCGCTGAATGAGCAAGGTGTCTGTGCTGCTGACAAGGACTGCGAAGATGCTTATAAAGTTTGTCAGATCTTAGACATCCCTTTCCATCAGGTGTCCTATGTGAAGGAGTATTGGAACGATGTGTTCAG tgACTTTTTGAATGAGTATGAGAAAGGAAGGACTCCCAACCCCGACATCATCTGCAATAAACACATCAAGTTCAGCTGCTTTTATCATTATGCTGTGGACAATCTTG GAGCAGATGCCGTTGCCACTGGCCACTATGCCAGGACCTCACTGGAGGATGAGGAAGTCTTTGAGCAGAAACACACTAAGAGACCAGAGGGGTTGTTCAGAAATCGATTTGAAGTCAGAAATC CCGTAAAGCTTCTCCAAGCAGCTGACAGCTTTAAAGACCAGACCTTCTTTCTCAGCCAGGTTTCCCAAGATGCCCTGAGAAGAACCATCTTCCCCCTCGGGGAATTAACAAAagattttgtaaagaaaatagcTGCGGAGAATAGACTTCATCATGTGCTTCAGAAGAAAGAG AGCATGGGCATCTGCTTCATTGGTAAAAGAAACTTCGAGCATTTCATTCTTCAA TATTTGCAGCCTCGGCCTGGAAAGTTTATTTCTATTGAGGATAACACAGTTCTGGGAACACATAAAG GTTGGTTCCTGTATACTTTGGGCCAGAGAGCTAACATCGGCGGCTTGAGAGAGCCCTGGTACGTGGTGGAGAAGGATGGCACCAAGGGTGACGTGCTTGTG GCTCCCCGGGTAGACCACCCAGCTCTGTACAGGGACTTGCTCAGGACCAACCGTGTACACTGGATTGCTGAGGAACCACCTGCTGCCTTGGTCAGAGACAAGATGATGGAGTGCCATTTCCGATTCCGCCACCAGATGGCACTAG TCCCCTGTGTGCTGACGCTCAATCAGGATGGCACTGTGTGGGTGACGGCTGTGAAGGCTGTGAGGGGCCTTGCCCTAGGTCAG TTCGCAGTGTTCTACAAGGGTGAGGAGTGCCTGGGCAGTGGGAAAATCCTGCGCTTAGGGCCGTCTGCCTACACACTCCAGAAGGGCAAGAACAAAACCAGAGTGACTTCTGAGGTCTCCAGTGACAGCCCAGGCCTGCACCCCACATCCTGA
- the Trmu gene encoding mitochondrial tRNA-specific 2-thiouridylase 1 isoform X3 — translation MPLPLATMPGPHWRMRKSLSRNTLRDQRGCSEIDLKSEIVSQDALRRTIFPLGELTKDFVKKIAAENRLHHVLQKKESMGICFIGKRNFEHFILQYLQPRPGKFISIEDNTVLGTHKGWFLYTLGQRANIGGLREPWYVVEKDGTKGDVLVAPRVDHPALYRDLLRTNRVHWIAEEPPAALVRDKMMECHFRFRHQMALVPCVLTLNQDGTVWVTAVKAVRGLALGQFAVFYKGEECLGSGKILRLGPSAYTLQKGKNKTRVTSEVSSDSPGLHPTS, via the exons ATGCCGTTGCCACTGGCCACTATGCCAGGACCTCACTGGAGGATGAGGAAGTCTTTGAGCAGAAACACACTAAGAGACCAGAGGGGTTGTTCAGAAATCGATTTGAAGTCAGAAATC GTTTCCCAAGATGCCCTGAGAAGAACCATCTTCCCCCTCGGGGAATTAACAAAagattttgtaaagaaaatagcTGCGGAGAATAGACTTCATCATGTGCTTCAGAAGAAAGAG AGCATGGGCATCTGCTTCATTGGTAAAAGAAACTTCGAGCATTTCATTCTTCAA TATTTGCAGCCTCGGCCTGGAAAGTTTATTTCTATTGAGGATAACACAGTTCTGGGAACACATAAAG GTTGGTTCCTGTATACTTTGGGCCAGAGAGCTAACATCGGCGGCTTGAGAGAGCCCTGGTACGTGGTGGAGAAGGATGGCACCAAGGGTGACGTGCTTGTG GCTCCCCGGGTAGACCACCCAGCTCTGTACAGGGACTTGCTCAGGACCAACCGTGTACACTGGATTGCTGAGGAACCACCTGCTGCCTTGGTCAGAGACAAGATGATGGAGTGCCATTTCCGATTCCGCCACCAGATGGCACTAG TCCCCTGTGTGCTGACGCTCAATCAGGATGGCACTGTGTGGGTGACGGCTGTGAAGGCTGTGAGGGGCCTTGCCCTAGGTCAG TTCGCAGTGTTCTACAAGGGTGAGGAGTGCCTGGGCAGTGGGAAAATCCTGCGCTTAGGGCCGTCTGCCTACACACTCCAGAAGGGCAAGAACAAAACCAGAGTGACTTCTGAGGTCTCCAGTGACAGCCCAGGCCTGCACCCCACATCCTGA